TCGATCAAAAGATGTTCTTATCTATGTAAGCTTCTTTACGCTCGGTCATAGCTTAACTTTGTTATTTGGAGTGCTTAACGACACCCATGTGAATGCCTATTTGATCGATGCCATTATTGGATTATCCATTGTCTATAAAGGCTTCGATAATCTCGGCGGCTTCAAACGGGTTTTTGGCTTCCAGCCTAATACCAAGGCTGCCGTACTAATTTTTGGACTCTTCCACGGTTTTGGTTTGGCAACCAAATTACAAGAATTCAAGCTGTCCAGCGATGGGTTGGTGGAGAATATCCTGGCCTTTAATGTTGGAGTAGAAATTGGTCAGTTTGTTGCGTTGCTGTTTATTCTTCTCGCCATCAATTATTGGCGTCGCTTTGACAGTTTTCTGCGCTTTTCCACTATGACAAAT
The DNA window shown above is from Microbulbifer variabilis and carries:
- a CDS encoding HupE/UreJ family protein → MLNSLKTVFGLMTLIAGMVISIPLFAHGVDDATKTFLAGNEGVSIIPFLYIGAKHMVTGYDHLLFLVGVIFFLYRSKDVLIYVSFFTLGHSLTLLFGVLNDTHVNAYLIDAIIGLSIVYKGFDNLGGFKRVFGFQPNTKAAVLIFGLFHGFGLATKLQEFKLSSDGLVENILAFNVGVEIGQFVALLFILLAINYWRRFDSFLRFSTMTNTLLMSGGLMLVGYQMTGYFVG